The genomic segment ATCGGCGCGCTGGTGATCGCGACCATCACCAACGGCCTGGGCCTGCTCAACCTGCCGGCGGGCGTGAACCTGCTCGTCACCGGCGGCGTGCTGATCCTCGCCGCCACCGTCGACGCGCTCTCGCGCCTGCGCTCGGGCGGGACGAGAACGTAGCGAGTCGTCATCGCGAGGGTGCCGGGCGGTCCAGCCGTCCGGCACCTTCGCGTGTCAGCGCCCCGCGCTCAGGCCGGCCCCGATGATCTCCTCCACCCACTGCGGCACCAGCTCGCTCGCCAGGCCGGTCCGGGCATCGTCGAACGGGATGAGCGCGTCGCTCGGCTCGAGGTTCAGCTCGACGGTGCGCGCGCCGAACGCCGAGGCCAGCGCGGCGTAGCCCGCCGCCGGGTACACCGCCCCCGAAGTGCCGATCGAGACGAACACGTCGCAGGCCACCACGGACTGCTCGATGCGATCCAGCTCGTACGGCATCTCGCCGAACCACACCACGTCGGGCCGCAGCATCCGCTCGCCGCACGCCGGGCACGCGGGCCGGTCGATGAGGTCGCCCTTCCACGCCGGGCGGGCACCGCACGCGACGCACAGCGCGCGGCGGAGCTCGCCGTGCATGTGCACGAGGCGGCGACTGCCGGCGCGCTCGTGCAGGTCGTCGACGTTCTGCGTCACGACCAGCAGGTCCGCTCCGATC from the Microbacterium atlanticum genome contains:
- a CDS encoding NAD-dependent deacylase, coding for MTRIVVLTGAGISAESGVPTFRDADGLWEGHDVEDVATPEAFERDPDTVLAFYDERRRALASVVPHAAHRALARLEKAIGADLLVVTQNVDDLHERAGSRRLVHMHGELRRALCVACGARPAWKGDLIDRPACPACGERMLRPDVVWFGEMPYELDRIEQSVVACDVFVSIGTSGAVYPAAGYAALASAFGARTVELNLEPSDALIPFDDARTGLASELVPQWVEEIIGAGLSAGR